In one Shinella zoogloeoides genomic region, the following are encoded:
- a CDS encoding MBL fold metallo-hydrolase — protein sequence MSDKDESPRFDLEFQPAYGTAVPVGPRVQRLTVNNPSPFTFHGTNSYIVGGRSVAVIDPGPEDEAHFQALMAALAGREVTHIAVSHTHRDHSPLARRLKAETGAIVVAEGPHRAARPLHAGESNPFAESSDSDFVPDVTLGHGDTVEGDGWALTALLTPGHTANHAAFALDGSDGIVFSADHVMAWATTIVAPPDGSMADYMASLERLLERDDRLYLPGHGGPVREPASFLRGLRTHRRMRERAVRERIRAGDRLISDMVKVIYRETDPRLHGAAALSVLAHLEDLVARGEVVTEGPSSLKGLYFPAPGL from the coding sequence TTGAGCGACAAAGACGAAAGCCCCCGTTTCGACCTCGAATTCCAGCCGGCCTATGGCACGGCCGTGCCGGTGGGCCCGCGTGTGCAGCGCCTCACCGTCAACAATCCGAGCCCCTTCACCTTCCACGGCACGAACAGCTACATCGTCGGCGGGCGCTCGGTGGCGGTGATCGATCCCGGCCCGGAGGACGAGGCGCACTTCCAGGCGCTGATGGCGGCGCTCGCCGGGCGCGAGGTGACGCATATCGCCGTCAGCCACACGCATCGCGACCACTCGCCGCTCGCCCGCCGGCTGAAGGCCGAGACCGGCGCGATCGTCGTGGCGGAAGGCCCGCACCGCGCGGCGCGGCCGCTGCATGCCGGCGAGAGCAATCCCTTCGCCGAAAGTTCCGACAGCGACTTCGTGCCCGATGTGACGCTCGGCCATGGCGATACGGTCGAGGGCGACGGCTGGGCGCTGACGGCGCTGCTGACGCCCGGCCACACGGCCAACCATGCCGCCTTCGCGCTCGACGGGTCCGACGGCATCGTCTTTTCCGCCGACCATGTCATGGCCTGGGCGACGACCATCGTCGCGCCGCCGGATGGCTCCATGGCGGACTACATGGCCTCGCTCGAACGGCTGCTGGAGCGGGACGACCGGCTCTACCTGCCCGGCCATGGCGGACCGGTGAGGGAGCCCGCCTCGTTCCTGCGCGGGCTTCGCACCCACCGGCGCATGCGCGAGCGGGCGGTGCGCGAGCGCATCCGCGCGGGCGACCGGCTGATATCGGACATGGTCAAGGTGATCTACCGCGAGACCGACCCGCGCCTGCACGGCGCGGCCGCGCTCTCGGTGCTGGCGCATCTGGAAGATCTCGTGGCGCGCGGCGAGGTGGTCACCGAGGGGCCGTCGTCGCTCAAGGGGCTCTATTTCCCCGCGCCGGGGCTCTGA
- a CDS encoding cupin domain-containing protein gives MSQFRARPPAVPTVLLDDAVVRVTRWDFEPGADTGHHVHGLGYVVVPMTDCDFLIEEDGGERRVHSKTGAVYRREAGVAHNVVNGGDKPMSFIEIEYK, from the coding sequence ATGTCCCAGTTCCGCGCCCGCCCGCCGGCCGTGCCCACCGTTCTTCTCGACGATGCGGTGGTGCGCGTCACGCGCTGGGATTTCGAGCCGGGCGCCGATACCGGCCATCATGTGCACGGGCTCGGCTATGTCGTGGTGCCGATGACGGATTGCGATTTCCTGATCGAGGAGGACGGCGGCGAGCGGCGGGTGCACAGCAAGACCGGCGCGGTCTACCGTCGCGAGGCGGGCGTGGCGCACAATGTCGTCAACGGCGGCGACAAGCCGATGAGCTTCATCGAAATCGAATACAAGTGA
- a CDS encoding DUF3597 domain-containing protein, protein MGIFSSIKEKLFGKAEQEKPAETAASETITAGSAKPVTADVSATPTTASNEAVTQPAENKTAASSGAPVDVAAIMDAAVKKNGQKLDWRRSIVDMMKALDLDSSLSARKELADELGYTGDKNDSATMNVWLHKALMKALADNGGKVPADLLD, encoded by the coding sequence ATGGGTATCTTCAGTTCCATCAAGGAAAAGCTCTTCGGCAAGGCAGAGCAGGAAAAGCCTGCGGAAACCGCCGCAAGCGAAACGATCACGGCCGGCAGCGCAAAGCCGGTAACGGCCGATGTTTCGGCGACGCCGACGACGGCCAGCAATGAGGCCGTGACGCAGCCGGCCGAGAACAAGACGGCCGCCTCGTCGGGCGCCCCGGTGGACGTCGCGGCCATCATGGACGCGGCGGTCAAGAAGAACGGCCAGAAGCTCGACTGGCGCCGCTCCATCGTCGACATGATGAAGGCGCTCGATCTCGATTCCAGCCTTTCCGCCCGCAAGGAACTGGCCGACGAGCTCGGCTATACCGGCGACAAGAACGATTCCGCCACGATGAACGTCTGGCTGCACAAGGCGCTGATGAAGGCGCTCGCCGACAACGGCGGCAAGGTCCCGGCCGACCTGCTGGACTGA
- a CDS encoding SDR family oxidoreductase encodes MSTNKVAVITAGGSGMGAAAAKRLAADGYKVAILSSSGKGEALAKELGGLGVTGSNQSNDDLKALVDLAVSTFGHIDVLVNSAGHGPRAEITAISDEDWHKGMDTYLMNVIRPVRLVAPIMKAQKSGSIVNISTAWAFEPSSMFPTSAVFRAGLAAYTKLFADTYAADNVRINNVLPGWIDSLPGTEERRESVPMKRYGTMEEIAATVAFLASEGAGYITGQNLRVDGGLMRSV; translated from the coding sequence ATGAGCACGAACAAGGTGGCGGTCATCACGGCCGGCGGCAGCGGAATGGGCGCGGCGGCGGCAAAGCGGCTCGCAGCGGACGGATACAAGGTGGCGATCCTGTCGTCCTCCGGCAAGGGCGAGGCGCTGGCCAAGGAACTGGGCGGCCTCGGCGTCACCGGCTCCAACCAGTCGAACGACGACCTCAAGGCGCTGGTCGACCTCGCTGTCTCGACCTTCGGCCACATCGACGTGCTCGTCAACAGCGCCGGCCATGGCCCGCGCGCCGAAATCACCGCGATCAGCGACGAGGACTGGCACAAGGGCATGGACACCTACCTGATGAACGTCATCCGCCCGGTGCGGCTGGTGGCGCCCATCATGAAGGCGCAGAAGTCCGGCTCCATCGTCAACATCTCCACCGCCTGGGCCTTCGAGCCCTCCTCGATGTTCCCGACCTCCGCCGTCTTCCGCGCCGGCCTTGCCGCCTATACCAAGCTTTTCGCCGATACCTACGCGGCCGACAATGTGCGCATCAACAATGTGCTGCCGGGCTGGATCGACAGCCTGCCGGGCACCGAGGAGCGCCGCGAGAGCGTGCCGATGAAGCGTTACGGCACGATGGAGGAGATCGCCGCCACCGTCGCCTTCCTCGCCTCCGAGGGCGCCGGCTACATCACCGGCCAGAACCTGCGTGTCGATGGCGGGCTGATGCGTTCCGTTTAG
- a CDS encoding IS110 family transposase, translating into MQGKVSSKPNAAPVYVGVDVCKEWLDIHLHPLGRDLRLANGKAGLQALKRLLRGLQPASIVMEATGKFHRLAHRSLHESGFPVAIVDPYRARMFARACGHLAKTDRLDARFLAILSQMQQPAPTAPPDKLLETLGELINARCAAAADLAAHKNRLKATDSAFLRQQLGKLVIALQRHIESLDKEIAQRIAEDPELCRRVEILTSVPGVGAVTAHCLVIGLSELGHCNAKQAAMLAGLAPIANDSGARQGQRSISGGRKTPRNALYMAALSACRYNPDMKTFATRLKDNGKQAKVVLTAVMRKLVVLANTLLTQNRCWTPNPP; encoded by the coding sequence ATGCAAGGCAAGGTATCGTCAAAACCAAACGCGGCACCAGTTTATGTCGGTGTCGATGTCTGTAAAGAGTGGCTCGACATTCATTTGCATCCGCTGGGCCGCGACCTCAGGCTCGCCAATGGCAAGGCCGGGCTGCAAGCGCTGAAGCGGCTACTGCGCGGGCTGCAGCCGGCCTCTATCGTGATGGAGGCGACGGGCAAGTTTCACCGACTGGCCCATCGCAGTCTGCATGAGAGCGGCTTTCCGGTCGCTATCGTCGATCCGTATCGCGCCCGCATGTTCGCCAGAGCCTGCGGCCACTTGGCCAAGACCGATCGGCTGGATGCCCGCTTTCTCGCCATTCTCTCGCAAATGCAGCAGCCAGCGCCCACCGCGCCTCCCGACAAGCTTCTGGAAACACTTGGCGAACTGATCAATGCGCGCTGCGCGGCCGCAGCCGATCTGGCGGCGCACAAGAACCGCCTGAAAGCGACGGATAGTGCTTTCCTGCGCCAGCAGCTCGGCAAGCTGGTCATAGCCTTGCAGCGGCATATCGAAAGCTTGGACAAGGAGATCGCCCAGCGCATCGCCGAGGATCCCGAGCTTTGCCGCAGAGTGGAAATCCTGACCTCCGTTCCCGGCGTCGGCGCCGTCACGGCTCATTGCCTGGTCATCGGCCTGAGCGAGTTGGGGCACTGCAATGCCAAGCAGGCGGCCATGCTGGCCGGCTTGGCGCCGATCGCCAACGACAGTGGCGCGCGCCAGGGGCAGCGCTCGATCAGTGGCGGCCGCAAGACGCCGCGCAACGCCCTCTACATGGCGGCGCTGTCGGCCTGCCGCTACAATCCGGATATGAAAACCTTCGCCACACGGCTGAAGGACAACGGAAAGCAGGCCAAGGTCGTTCTCACCGCCGTCATGCGAAAACTCGTCGTCCTCGCCAACACGCTTCTTACCCAAAATCGATGCTGGACGCCAAATCCACCTTGA
- a CDS encoding class I SAM-dependent methyltransferase, producing MDEDRLYHDPALADFYDLENGWERSPDFAYCHALAQDAASVLDLGCGTGALAVALSGGRTVVGVDPAAPMLDIARRKAGADGVDFIEGDARTLRLGRRFDLVVLTGHAFQVFLEKEDRRAALATIAAHLAPGGRFIFDSRNPACREWEEWRPEQSMRLVEHPRFGTVAAWNDVACDAATGIVTYETHYEIRATGERLSAASRIAFPEKAELEALIAEAGLKVDRWLGDWEGNAWQPGAGELIPLGTLA from the coding sequence ATGGACGAAGACCGCCTTTACCACGACCCGGCGCTGGCCGATTTCTACGATCTGGAAAACGGCTGGGAGCGGTCGCCGGACTTCGCCTATTGCCACGCGCTGGCGCAGGACGCGGCAAGCGTGCTCGATCTCGGCTGCGGCACCGGCGCGCTGGCCGTGGCGCTTTCCGGAGGCCGTACGGTCGTCGGCGTGGATCCGGCCGCGCCCATGCTCGACATTGCCCGCCGCAAGGCCGGCGCGGACGGCGTGGACTTCATCGAGGGCGATGCGCGCACGCTGCGGCTCGGCCGGCGCTTCGACCTCGTCGTGCTGACCGGCCATGCCTTCCAGGTCTTCCTGGAAAAGGAAGACCGCCGCGCCGCGCTTGCCACCATCGCCGCGCATCTTGCGCCCGGCGGCCGCTTCATCTTCGACAGCCGTAATCCCGCCTGCCGGGAATGGGAGGAATGGAGGCCGGAGCAATCCATGCGTCTCGTCGAGCATCCCCGTTTCGGCACGGTCGCCGCGTGGAACGACGTCGCCTGCGATGCCGCGACCGGCATCGTCACCTACGAGACCCATTACGAGATCCGCGCGACGGGCGAACGCCTTTCGGCAGCCTCCCGCATCGCCTTTCCGGAAAAGGCGGAACTGGAGGCGCTGATTGCCGAGGCCGGCCTCAAGGTCGACCGATGGCTCGGCGACTGGGAGGGCAATGCCTGGCAGCCAGGCGCCGGGGAACTCATCCCGCTTGGCACCCTCGCCTGA
- a CDS encoding MgtC/SapB family protein — translation MEQILADLFPETEVPYPVMLARMVGAILLGAVIGAEREYQSHPAGLRTHILVALSACVFSLLSIESVHMAGFSDEQVRIDPLRVIEAVTSGVAFLAAGMIVFSRGEVKGLTTGAGMWLAGAVGLSVGLGYWFVAAFATFACFVVLFILGKIEIGSEESGSQKDGSKEKRD, via the coding sequence ATGGAACAGATACTCGCCGACCTCTTTCCCGAGACTGAAGTGCCCTATCCGGTCATGCTGGCCCGCATGGTGGGGGCGATCCTGCTGGGGGCCGTCATCGGGGCGGAGAGGGAATACCAGTCCCATCCGGCGGGGCTGCGCACGCACATCCTCGTGGCGCTCTCGGCCTGCGTCTTCTCGCTGCTTTCCATCGAGAGCGTGCACATGGCGGGCTTTTCCGACGAGCAGGTGCGGATCGATCCGCTGCGCGTCATCGAGGCCGTCACATCCGGCGTCGCCTTCCTGGCGGCCGGCATGATCGTCTTCTCCAGGGGCGAGGTGAAGGGGCTGACGACGGGGGCGGGCATGTGGCTTGCCGGTGCCGTCGGGCTCTCGGTCGGCCTTGGCTACTGGTTCGTGGCCGCCTTCGCCACCTTCGCCTGCTTCGTCGTGCTGTTCATCCTCGGCAAGATCGAGATCGGCAGCGAGGAAAGCGGTTCGCAAAAGGACGGCTCGAAGGAGAAGCGGGATTGA
- a CDS encoding bile acid:sodium symporter family protein, whose translation MKAIVSLSAFVGKTFALWVILFAVLGFLLPDTFKQLTPYIVTLLGIIMFGMGLTLSLDDFREVARRPVDVAIGVAAQFLIMPLIAVILTMIIPMSPEVAAGVILVGCCPGGTSSNVMTYLSKGDVALSVACTSVTTLAAPIVTPFLVWLFASQFLPVDAMAMFVSIVKVILLPLALGFLLQKLVPGIVKAAVPALPLVSVIGIVLIVAAVVGASKPAIASSGLMIFAVVVLHNGIGYLLGYLAARVTGLSVAKRKAIAIEVGMQNSGLGAALANAHFSPVAAVPSAIFSVWHNISGALIANYFAQVPNGEEADGVEAPAR comes from the coding sequence GTGAAAGCCATCGTTTCTCTTTCCGCCTTCGTCGGAAAGACCTTCGCCCTCTGGGTCATCCTCTTTGCCGTGCTCGGCTTCCTGCTGCCCGATACCTTCAAGCAACTGACGCCCTATATCGTCACGCTGCTCGGCATCATCATGTTCGGCATGGGCCTGACGCTCTCCCTCGACGACTTCAGGGAAGTGGCGCGGCGGCCGGTGGACGTCGCCATCGGCGTGGCGGCGCAGTTCCTCATCATGCCGCTGATCGCCGTGATCCTCACGATGATCATCCCCATGTCGCCGGAAGTCGCGGCGGGCGTCATCCTCGTCGGTTGCTGCCCGGGCGGCACTTCCAGCAATGTCATGACCTATCTCTCCAAGGGCGACGTCGCGCTCAGCGTGGCCTGCACCAGCGTGACGACGCTCGCCGCGCCGATCGTCACGCCCTTCCTCGTCTGGCTCTTCGCCAGCCAGTTCCTGCCGGTCGATGCGATGGCGATGTTCGTCAGCATCGTGAAGGTCATCCTCCTGCCGCTGGCGCTGGGCTTCCTGTTGCAGAAGCTCGTGCCCGGCATCGTGAAGGCTGCGGTTCCCGCCCTGCCGCTCGTCAGCGTCATCGGCATCGTGCTCATCGTGGCCGCCGTCGTCGGCGCCAGCAAGCCGGCCATCGCCTCGTCCGGCCTGATGATCTTCGCGGTCGTCGTGCTGCACAACGGCATCGGCTACCTGCTCGGCTACCTTGCCGCCCGCGTCACGGGCCTTTCTGTGGCCAAGCGTAAGGCGATCGCCATCGAGGTCGGCATGCAGAACAGCGGCCTCGGCGCCGCGCTGGCGAATGCGCATTTCTCGCCGGTCGCCGCCGTGCCGAGCGCCATCTTCAGCGTCTGGCACAATATTTCCGGCGCGCTGATCGCCAACTACTTCGCGCAGGTGCCGAACGGCGAGGAAGCCGACGGCGTCGAAGCCCCGGCCCGCTGA
- the cysN gene encoding sulfate adenylyltransferase subunit CysN, giving the protein MTVSATATAEVLPLGEPALGQARAIRDSRPLRLITCGSVDDGKSTLIGRLLWDTKAVKEDQAATLHRDSGKQNDLGLPDFALLLDGLQAEREQGITIDVAYRYFSMDRRSFIVADTPGHEQYTRNMATGASTADLAVLLVDARAGILEQTRRHATIASLMGIRQFVLAVNKIDLTNYDRARFEQITHDFREFALTLGVKQITAIPMSALKGENVVYDGSKAMPWYDGPTLVETLEKATTRSNQTVGFRLPVQRVSRPGESFRGYQGTVAGGSVKPGDSVVVLPSGMVANVTKIVTFDLVRNAAVAGDAITLVLDRQVDVSRGDMIVAIDSQPMTGRGFDAHLVALQPDGIEPGKRYWLKSGSRRQRVSIEPISQLDLKTSKWNATEKLGMNAIGKVHLTFDEQAIFDTYEHNRTTGAFILIDPDTNNTVAGGMITGRRSELGGIHKDDQRVLFSLPADLAEKIMATELFANRRQNIDVRHTSAGRAADILADLDE; this is encoded by the coding sequence ATGACCGTTTCCGCCACCGCAACCGCCGAGGTTCTTCCGCTCGGAGAACCCGCCCTTGGTCAGGCTCGGGCGATCCGCGATTCCCGCCCGCTTCGCCTCATCACCTGCGGCTCGGTCGACGACGGCAAGTCGACGCTGATCGGCCGCCTGCTCTGGGACACCAAGGCCGTCAAGGAAGACCAGGCCGCGACGCTCCACCGCGACAGCGGCAAGCAGAACGATCTCGGCCTGCCCGATTTCGCGCTACTGCTCGACGGCCTTCAGGCCGAGCGCGAACAGGGCATCACGATCGACGTCGCCTATCGCTATTTCTCGATGGACCGCCGCTCCTTCATCGTCGCCGATACGCCCGGCCACGAGCAGTATACCCGCAACATGGCGACCGGCGCCTCGACGGCGGACCTTGCCGTGCTCTTGGTCGATGCCCGCGCCGGCATTCTTGAGCAGACGCGCCGCCACGCCACCATCGCCTCGCTGATGGGCATTCGCCAGTTCGTGCTCGCGGTCAACAAGATCGACCTGACGAACTACGACCGCGCCCGCTTCGAGCAGATCACCCACGACTTCCGGGAATTCGCGCTGACGCTCGGCGTCAAGCAGATCACCGCCATCCCCATGTCGGCGCTGAAGGGCGAGAACGTCGTCTATGACGGCAGCAAGGCCATGCCCTGGTATGACGGCCCGACGCTGGTCGAGACGCTGGAGAAGGCCACCACGCGCTCCAACCAGACGGTCGGCTTCCGCCTGCCGGTGCAGCGCGTCTCGCGCCCCGGCGAGAGTTTTCGCGGCTATCAGGGTACGGTGGCCGGCGGCTCGGTCAAGCCGGGCGATTCGGTCGTCGTGCTGCCCTCGGGCATGGTCGCGAACGTCACCAAGATCGTCACCTTCGACCTCGTGCGCAACGCGGCCGTCGCGGGCGATGCCATCACGCTGGTGCTCGACCGGCAGGTGGATGTGTCGCGCGGCGACATGATCGTCGCCATCGACAGCCAGCCGATGACCGGCCGCGGCTTCGACGCGCATCTCGTCGCGCTGCAGCCTGATGGCATCGAGCCCGGCAAGCGCTACTGGCTGAAGAGCGGCTCGCGCCGCCAGCGCGTCAGCATCGAGCCGATCAGCCAGCTCGACCTCAAGACCTCGAAGTGGAATGCCACTGAAAAGCTCGGCATGAACGCCATCGGCAAGGTGCACCTGACCTTCGACGAGCAGGCGATCTTCGACACCTACGAGCATAACCGCACCACCGGCGCCTTCATCCTGATCGATCCCGACACCAACAACACGGTGGCCGGCGGCATGATCACGGGGCGCCGCTCGGAACTCGGCGGCATTCACAAGGACGACCAGCGCGTCCTCTTCTCGCTGCCCGCAGACCTTGCCGAGAAGATCATGGCGACTGAGCTTTTCGCCAACCGCCGGCAGAACATCGACGTGCGCCACACGAGCGCCGGCCGCGCCGCGGATATCCTGGCGGACCTCGACGAGTAG